In one window of Chryseobacterium sp. JV274 DNA:
- a CDS encoding efflux RND transporter periplasmic adaptor subunit: MKKKITLIIMLISFSIAGLILYKLYVSYQKNNQTETQKKEHILQIPVTVATVKDEIQKAGSTKIGFIVPFEEAKVISAGTGNIKELLFKLGDKVHKGQPLAIINTQLLELELKKSESNVAKLGKDLKTYIELLQGNAAIQRDVDALRQSYNDAKNQSMQLRKQISDGVIKSPIDGVISTKNVEDGMFVGSGGELASIISFSKLKVQILLTQSEIYNIYLGQKIKLSTDIYSGKSFWGKVTYISSQATEAFNFPVEITAGLDKNSPLLSGTMIYANFSKESTKKMLMIPRVAINESVLNASVYVVKNGKSILRKISVGEQFGDDIEVTQGLNAGEQVVLSGQINLQNGALVKIIKHNQ; encoded by the coding sequence ATGAAGAAGAAAATTACTTTAATTATTATGCTTATAAGTTTCTCTATTGCAGGACTTATCCTTTATAAACTATATGTTAGTTACCAAAAAAATAATCAGACGGAAACTCAAAAAAAAGAACACATTCTACAAATTCCGGTAACGGTTGCAACTGTAAAAGATGAGATTCAAAAAGCTGGTTCTACAAAAATAGGATTTATAGTTCCTTTTGAAGAAGCAAAAGTAATTTCTGCAGGAACTGGAAATATAAAAGAACTGCTTTTCAAACTGGGTGATAAAGTTCACAAAGGACAACCTCTTGCCATAATTAACACCCAGCTTTTGGAATTGGAACTTAAAAAATCGGAATCTAATGTGGCTAAGCTGGGAAAAGACCTGAAAACATACATTGAATTATTACAAGGAAACGCAGCTATACAAAGAGATGTAGATGCATTACGTCAAAGTTATAACGATGCTAAAAATCAATCAATGCAACTACGAAAACAAATTTCTGATGGTGTAATCAAATCTCCAATTGATGGTGTAATCAGCACCAAAAATGTAGAAGACGGAATGTTTGTAGGGTCAGGTGGTGAATTAGCTTCCATTATCAGTTTTTCAAAATTAAAGGTACAGATTTTACTCACACAATCTGAGATTTACAATATTTATCTGGGACAAAAGATCAAACTTTCCACCGATATTTATTCCGGAAAATCTTTTTGGGGGAAAGTTACCTACATTAGTTCACAAGCTACAGAAGCTTTTAATTTTCCTGTAGAAATCACAGCAGGTTTGGACAAAAATTCCCCATTACTTTCAGGTACGATGATTTACGCCAATTTTTCTAAAGAATCCACAAAGAAAATGCTTATGATTCCACGAGTGGCAATCAATGAAAGTGTTCTCAATGCCTCTGTTTATGTTGTTAAAAATGGGAAATCTATTCTCAGAAAAATAAGTGTAGGTGAACAATTCGGTGACGATATAGAAGTTACACAGGGGTTAAATGCAGGAGAGCAGGTTGTTCTATCCGGGCAAATCAATCTGCAAAATGGAGCTTTAGTAAAAATTATAAAACATAATCAATAA
- a CDS encoding TolC family protein encodes MNKKHLFLFLLIFGIKTSSQITFTLKQCVEYGLQHNRNNIIYMNEKLAADAKAKEILANYLPKVDISSTLNNNLKLQQSIIPAGVFGSDEIHASLEQKYNSNAFIQLEQPVFDQAILTRLKNNKYLKEQSSLNIQQSQENIIYSISTAYFQILVYKQQFEQLEFNQNNYLKLIEIYQLQVKKGTILQKDLDKIIVDSNNIIAQMRVAKSNITLAQNQLKYEMGFPLGDKIELDTPTELQLGLFHENSQNTFNPNSRVDYKLSELHIKILEIEKSAIRAEMLPKLSLNFQYGAVGFGDKFSQVYSNFYPYSTIGLKLSIPILNFYKNNAQYTQADISKKNVEEKLKLAEGKIIIEYENAKTKLLQAQTNVENGLRNINLAKSVLKVTDLQLQKGVTTLTDWLNTQNSFRETQSTYLTALYTYYQSRIDLELAGGTLKNFYQSY; translated from the coding sequence ATGAACAAAAAACATCTTTTCTTATTCCTGCTCATTTTCGGAATAAAAACCAGTTCACAAATCACATTTACATTAAAACAATGTGTAGAATACGGTTTACAGCACAACAGGAACAATATTATTTATATGAACGAAAAATTAGCTGCAGATGCGAAAGCAAAAGAGATTTTGGCAAATTATCTTCCGAAAGTAGATATATCTTCTACCTTGAATAATAATCTGAAATTACAACAGAGCATCATTCCGGCAGGTGTCTTCGGCTCTGATGAAATCCATGCTTCACTCGAACAGAAATACAATTCCAATGCTTTCATACAACTGGAACAGCCTGTTTTTGACCAAGCAATACTTACCCGTTTGAAAAATAACAAATATCTGAAAGAACAATCCAGCCTGAACATCCAGCAAAGTCAGGAAAATATTATCTATAGCATCAGTACAGCATATTTCCAGATCCTGGTGTACAAACAGCAATTTGAACAACTGGAATTTAATCAAAACAATTACCTGAAACTTATTGAAATCTATCAATTACAGGTTAAGAAGGGCACTATACTGCAAAAAGATTTGGATAAAATCATCGTTGACTCCAATAATATAATTGCCCAAATGCGTGTTGCCAAAAGCAATATAACTTTAGCTCAAAATCAGCTGAAATATGAGATGGGTTTTCCTCTGGGGGATAAAATTGAGCTGGATACTCCAACAGAATTACAACTGGGATTGTTTCATGAAAATTCACAAAATACATTTAATCCGAATTCAAGAGTTGATTATAAACTCTCCGAGCTACATATAAAGATACTGGAAATAGAAAAATCTGCTATCAGAGCTGAGATGCTTCCCAAATTATCACTCAATTTTCAATATGGAGCAGTTGGTTTCGGTGATAAATTCTCACAAGTATACAGCAATTTTTATCCGTATTCCACAATTGGACTCAAGCTCAGTATTCCGATTCTGAATTTTTATAAAAATAATGCACAATACACACAAGCCGACATTAGCAAGAAAAATGTGGAGGAAAAACTGAAATTGGCAGAAGGAAAAATCATCATAGAATATGAAAATGCCAAAACCAAACTCTTGCAAGCGCAAACCAATGTAGAAAATGGTCTCCGAAATATCAACCTGGCAAAATCTGTTTTAAAAGTGACAGACTTGCAACTCCAAAAAGGAGTTACCACTCTCACTGACTGGCTCAATACCCAAAACTCATTTCGAGAAACTCAAAGCACTTATTTGACGGCGCTGTATACTTATTATCAGTCCCGCATAGATTTGGAATTAGCCGGTGGTACATTGAAAAATTTTTATCAATCCTATTAG
- a CDS encoding DUF4249 domain-containing protein: MKKFKSYIFIALGIVLISCEKVISVDLDTAPPKLVVDASIDWLKNTTGNIQKIKLSTSTGYYNADFPSVSGATVAVTNSANTVFTFIENPGTGEYICNNFVPVIGETYTLSINLNGETYTATDKMIGAPKIENNIVQNNEGGMAGDEIEITYYYQDNPAETNYYIFSNKNPHIAFPEYQVENDENNNGGLTSVYYSNKDLKSGEVVNIKLYGISKRYYDYFRKILNASGADTGPFSTTPTSVYGNISNQTNSANAPFGYFRLSEVSTKDYTIQ; this comes from the coding sequence ATGAAAAAATTTAAAAGTTATATATTCATCGCCTTAGGAATAGTTCTTATTTCCTGTGAAAAAGTAATTAGCGTAGATTTGGATACAGCTCCTCCTAAATTGGTAGTAGACGCTTCAATAGACTGGCTGAAAAATACCACAGGAAACATCCAGAAAATTAAACTCTCTACCAGCACAGGATATTATAATGCCGATTTTCCATCAGTTTCCGGAGCTACTGTAGCAGTTACTAATTCAGCAAATACAGTGTTCACTTTTATTGAAAATCCCGGGACGGGAGAATACATTTGTAATAATTTTGTTCCGGTAATCGGTGAAACCTATACTCTTTCTATAAATCTGAACGGTGAAACGTACACGGCAACAGATAAAATGATTGGAGCTCCTAAAATTGAGAATAATATCGTTCAAAATAATGAAGGAGGAATGGCAGGAGACGAAATAGAAATTACTTATTACTATCAGGATAATCCTGCGGAAACGAACTATTACATTTTCAGTAATAAAAACCCGCATATTGCTTTTCCTGAATATCAGGTAGAAAATGACGAAAATAACAATGGAGGTTTAACATCCGTGTATTATTCCAACAAAGATTTGAAATCAGGAGAAGTGGTTAATATTAAATTATACGGAATCTCTAAAAGATATTACGATTACTTCAGAAAAATCCTGAATGCTTCAGGTGCAGATACAGGCCCATTTTCTACCACTCCGACTTCGGTTTACGGAAACATCAGCAACCAAACCAACTCGGCAAACGCACCTTTTGGATATTTCAGATTATCCGAGGTGTCTACTAAAGATTATACCATTCAATAA
- a CDS encoding TonB-dependent receptor, translated as MKNKLYVPLFVTISMTAFAQEKVTLSGTIANKSNNETLIGATISVPEVNISAATNSYGFYSISLPKGDYTIIITYPDFEQMEEKISLKESMRRNFVITESNRTKSIDEVVINKTSTKTNIRTPEMSVNKLSIATIKKMPAVMGEVDVLKSILQLPGVANAQEGASGFNVRGGAADGNLVLLDEAIVYNTSHLFGFFSVFNSDVIKDLKLYKGGIPANFGGRTSSVLDIYQKEGNNKEFHATGGIGAVSSRLLVEGPIVKEKSSFVVGGRASYAHLFLKLAKEPNSAYFYDLNAKLNYKLNDKNSLYLSGYFGKDDMNFNNSLLNDYGNSLFNVRWNHIFSDKLFSNASIIYSNYDYGLKIKSAGIDWKSTIKNYNFKYDLKHYLSDKLNLSYGVNSIYYQFNPGTIKPFGDDSPVKPDQIAKKNAMENAVYISAEHKFSDKLSATYGLRYSNFVRLGAEEIKTYANNEAVVYNPELKIYEEGTPTGSILYGKNKKITSYGNLEPRLGVAYVLDDNQSIKASYNRMSQYIHLISNTASVSPLDIWAPSDQFLKPQILDQVALGYFRNFNNGKYSLEVETFYKKIKNRADYIDGAELIANKNIEQVMLNGEGRAYGLEIMVKKNTGRLTGWLSYTLSRAEQRTPGRNANEPGINNGKWYRANYDKTHNLSLTAAYQLTKKWSFGGIFTYQTGKAATYPNGKYQYQGISIASYGERNANSIPAYHHLDLSATWTPKPDSQKRWKGEWVFSIYNVYGRSNAAAVNFGQNLDTGLSEARKMSIFGIIPSVTYNFKF; from the coding sequence ATGAAGAACAAACTTTATGTCCCATTGTTCGTAACGATTTCAATGACTGCTTTTGCACAGGAGAAAGTGACACTCAGTGGAACTATTGCCAACAAATCGAACAACGAAACACTTATTGGAGCAACCATATCAGTTCCGGAAGTCAATATATCGGCGGCCACAAACTCTTACGGATTTTATTCCATCAGCTTGCCAAAAGGTGATTACACGATTATTATTACCTATCCTGATTTTGAGCAGATGGAAGAAAAAATCTCTCTGAAAGAAAGTATGAGAAGAAACTTTGTAATCACAGAAAGCAATCGTACAAAATCGATTGATGAAGTAGTTATCAACAAAACTTCTACCAAAACAAACATCAGAACTCCGGAAATGAGTGTAAACAAACTTTCCATAGCTACTATCAAAAAAATGCCAGCTGTTATGGGTGAGGTGGACGTTCTGAAGTCCATCCTTCAGCTTCCCGGTGTTGCCAATGCACAGGAAGGTGCTTCCGGCTTCAACGTAAGGGGTGGTGCTGCTGACGGGAACCTGGTTCTCTTGGACGAAGCTATTGTTTATAATACGTCGCATTTGTTTGGATTTTTTTCAGTTTTTAATTCCGATGTTATTAAAGATTTAAAACTATATAAAGGGGGTATCCCTGCTAATTTCGGGGGGCGTACTTCTTCCGTTCTGGATATTTATCAAAAAGAGGGAAACAACAAAGAGTTTCACGCAACGGGAGGCATCGGTGCAGTTTCCAGCCGATTACTGGTAGAAGGTCCTATCGTAAAAGAGAAAAGTTCTTTTGTTGTTGGAGGAAGGGCTTCATACGCACATCTTTTTTTAAAATTGGCAAAAGAGCCCAATTCTGCTTACTTCTATGATTTGAATGCCAAATTAAATTATAAACTCAATGATAAAAACAGTCTCTATTTATCGGGATACTTCGGAAAAGATGATATGAATTTCAATAACAGTTTACTGAACGATTACGGAAATTCGCTTTTCAATGTAAGATGGAATCACATTTTTTCTGACAAATTATTCTCTAATGCATCGATAATTTATAGCAATTACGACTACGGATTAAAAATAAAATCTGCAGGAATAGACTGGAAATCAACCATTAAAAATTACAACTTCAAATACGACTTAAAACATTATCTGTCTGATAAACTAAATTTGAGTTATGGGGTGAATTCCATTTATTACCAATTCAATCCGGGAACCATAAAACCGTTTGGAGATGATTCTCCTGTAAAACCTGACCAGATTGCAAAGAAAAATGCAATGGAAAATGCAGTTTACATCAGTGCTGAACACAAATTTTCAGACAAACTTTCTGCAACCTACGGTTTACGATACAGCAATTTTGTACGTTTAGGAGCTGAGGAAATAAAAACCTATGCGAATAATGAAGCAGTGGTTTACAATCCTGAATTGAAAATCTACGAAGAAGGAACTCCAACTGGAAGTATTCTCTATGGTAAAAACAAGAAAATTACCAGTTACGGAAATCTCGAACCTCGATTAGGAGTAGCTTATGTGCTGGATGATAATCAATCCATAAAAGCGAGCTATAACAGAATGAGCCAATATATTCATCTGATTTCCAATACGGCTTCGGTATCACCCCTGGATATTTGGGCGCCCAGTGATCAATTTCTCAAACCCCAGATTCTGGACCAGGTCGCATTGGGCTATTTCCGAAATTTCAATAATGGAAAATATTCTTTGGAAGTTGAAACGTTCTACAAAAAAATTAAAAACAGAGCAGATTATATTGACGGAGCCGAGCTTATTGCCAATAAAAACATAGAGCAGGTAATGCTAAACGGAGAAGGCAGAGCATACGGTCTGGAAATTATGGTTAAGAAAAACACGGGACGATTGACCGGATGGTTGTCTTATACACTTTCCAGAGCAGAACAGAGAACTCCGGGAAGAAATGCCAATGAACCGGGAATAAACAACGGAAAATGGTACAGAGCAAACTATGATAAAACTCACAACCTGTCTCTTACCGCAGCCTATCAGCTTACAAAAAAATGGAGTTTTGGTGGTATTTTCACCTATCAAACGGGAAAGGCAGCGACCTATCCAAACGGGAAATACCAATATCAAGGTATTAGCATTGCTAGTTATGGTGAACGAAATGCTAACTCAATTCCAGCATATCATCATTTAGATTTATCTGCGACCTGGACACCGAAACCGGATAGCCAAAAAAGATGGAAAGGAGAATGGGTATTCAGTATCTATAATGTCTACGGAAGAAGCAATGCAGCCGCAGTTAATTTTGGACAAAATCTGGATACAGGGCTTAGTGAAGCAAGAAAAATGTCGATTTTCGGAATTATCCCGAGTGTAACCTACAATTTCAAATTCTAA
- a CDS encoding sensor histidine kinase gives MHKISPNEFANENWVFQFFISSKYRILRHVLLIVLIGVVLYNSTPEITEPTLVLLLFFLLFYSNMYVLVPRLLFKNKYAWYFLTILSILGLIIIFTKLFLAYFGDADMNDDGLNIPLFSVLILVLIAASTSIKLFQKWVVDKQLIFELEKSRTSAELEQLKNQINPHFLFNMLNNANVLTQKDPEKASQVLLRLSDLLRYQLYDSARDKVLLTSDIHFLEDFLNLERIRRDNFNFLISKEGNLSGVQIPPLLFISFVENAVKHNNDSVKPSYVNIFFEIRDGELIFQCINSKPVLKAVSYSGGLGLVNIKRRLELLFPLTYSLKIVNDEQTFTVYLTIKL, from the coding sequence ATGCACAAAATTTCACCTAATGAGTTTGCTAATGAAAATTGGGTATTCCAGTTTTTCATTTCCTCTAAATATAGGATACTCCGACATGTGTTGCTTATCGTTCTTATCGGTGTGGTTCTTTATAACAGTACTCCGGAAATTACTGAGCCTACACTTGTTTTACTGTTGTTTTTCTTATTATTCTATAGCAATATGTATGTGCTGGTTCCGCGCCTCCTATTTAAAAATAAATATGCCTGGTATTTTTTAACCATTCTAAGCATTCTGGGGCTTATAATTATTTTTACGAAGTTATTTTTGGCATACTTTGGTGATGCCGATATGAATGATGACGGTTTAAATATTCCTCTCTTTTCTGTTCTTATTCTTGTTCTTATTGCAGCGTCAACTTCCATAAAACTATTTCAGAAATGGGTGGTGGATAAACAGCTGATTTTTGAACTTGAAAAATCCAGAACATCTGCTGAACTGGAGCAGCTGAAAAATCAGATCAACCCACATTTTTTATTTAACATGTTAAATAATGCCAATGTGCTTACTCAGAAAGATCCGGAAAAGGCTTCACAGGTTTTATTAAGATTAAGTGATTTATTACGATATCAGTTATATGATAGTGCAAGAGACAAAGTTCTGCTAACTTCCGATATCCATTTTTTGGAAGATTTTCTTAATCTGGAAAGAATAAGGCGTGATAACTTTAATTTTCTTATTTCGAAAGAAGGAAATCTAAGTGGAGTACAGATTCCCCCATTGTTATTTATCTCGTTTGTTGAAAATGCTGTGAAGCATAATAATGATTCTGTAAAGCCATCTTATGTAAATATTTTTTTTGAAATAAGAGACGGAGAGCTTATTTTTCAATGTATCAATTCAAAGCCTGTACTTAAAGCTGTTTCTTATTCCGGAGGACTTGGGCTTGTAAATATCAAACGAAGGCTTGAACTATTATTTCCATTAACCTATTCATTAAAAATTGTCAATGATGAGCAAACCTTTACTGTATATTTAACCATTAAATTATGA
- a CDS encoding response regulator, with amino-acid sequence MKCIIVNDDSEMRKTIGKLIGHSRGMKLLSVFNSTSEAALFLRDNCVDLVFFDIQMYDVKNLEFIQNISERTFVIYIPEFSPFVNTTKKPQLEQLSESTIAKRFKKGVDEARIFLKLIKKEKPDILDDYFVI; translated from the coding sequence ATGAAATGTATCATTGTAAACGACGACTCGGAAATGAGAAAGACCATCGGAAAACTAATTGGCCACTCAAGAGGCATGAAACTGCTATCAGTATTTAATTCAACCTCTGAGGCAGCTTTGTTTTTGAGAGACAATTGTGTGGATCTGGTTTTTTTTGATATCCAGATGTATGATGTCAAGAATCTGGAATTTATACAGAATATTTCTGAAAGAACTTTTGTGATTTATATTCCTGAGTTTTCTCCTTTTGTAAACACCACAAAAAAACCGCAGTTGGAACAACTTTCAGAATCAACAATTGCGAAGCGTTTTAAAAAAGGTGTGGATGAAGCACGCATTTTTCTAAAACTAATAAAAAAAGAAAAGCCGGATATATTGGATGACTATTTTGTTATTTAG
- a CDS encoding LytR/AlgR family response regulator transcription factor, with translation MNCIIVDDEPLAREAIHILVEKTFNLNLLQTFNGAESAGMFLKNNPNTVDLVFLDIQMPGTNGIEFSNSIPKETLVIFTTAFSEFAADSYEVDAVDYLIKPVRLERFQKAVEKARSYSELIKIKNDPPNIETATDDYLFVKAERKMFKLYFKNILFIQGLKDYVIIHTENQKIITAVSIKAIQGQLPKDSFVRVSKSYIVNSKCIDSLDNNTIYIGMNEIPIGNIYRDYFFNEFVTKKILGK, from the coding sequence ATGAATTGTATTATTGTAGATGATGAACCTCTGGCTAGAGAAGCCATACACATACTGGTTGAGAAAACATTTAATTTGAATCTGCTGCAAACCTTCAACGGAGCAGAATCTGCCGGAATGTTTTTAAAAAATAATCCCAATACTGTGGATTTGGTATTTCTGGATATTCAGATGCCCGGCACAAATGGCATCGAATTTTCCAATTCTATTCCAAAAGAGACCCTTGTGATTTTTACAACTGCTTTCTCAGAATTTGCTGCAGATAGTTATGAGGTAGATGCTGTTGATTATCTTATAAAACCTGTAAGATTGGAGCGTTTCCAAAAAGCCGTTGAGAAAGCGAGAAGCTATTCCGAGCTAATAAAAATAAAGAATGACCCGCCGAATATAGAAACGGCTACTGATGACTATTTATTTGTAAAAGCGGAACGGAAAATGTTCAAATTATATTTTAAAAACATACTTTTTATTCAAGGTCTAAAAGATTATGTGATCATCCATACCGAAAATCAAAAGATAATCACTGCGGTCAGTATTAAAGCAATCCAGGGTCAGTTACCCAAAGACAGCTTTGTAAGAGTTAGCAAATCTTATATTGTCAATTCAAAATGTATTGACTCTTTAGATAATAATACCATCTACATTGGGATGAATGAAATTCCTATCGGAAATATATATAGGGATTATTTTTTTAATGAATTTGTAACGAAAAAGATTTTAGGAAAGTAA
- a CDS encoding DNA polymerase III subunit alpha — protein MFLNCHSYHSLRYGTISIKELVKQAVHFNIKTLALTDINTITGIYDFYKLCQDHNIKPIVGVEIRVQNELYYICLAKNQKSIAEVNSLLTAYNCEGIEIPRANPDFTDTFVIYPLENIPEKLSDHEFIGIRQDQLNFLIKPELKQLIHKMVILHPVTFTTPEEYELHKIVRAIDHNTLISKLTEAYYCKDNEMFTDKKELLAQFYHESQIIENTKYVVNSCHFDFDFSTPKNKKYFTDSRENDFELLKKLAYEGLSKRYAADNLQAKARVDKELGVIDLLNFCAYFLITWDIIQYSNLMGFMHVGRGSGANSIVSYCIGITDICPLELDLYFERFLNLNRKTPPDFDIDWSWQTRDIILEYIFDKYGKDHVAFCGTNVEFKYRSIFREVGKVFGLPKDELDTLATKPIQEHDNNSVSKQVHYYGKLLEKFPNQRSMHSCGILISEEPITNYSALEMPPKGFPIVQFDMYTAEEIGLEKFDILSQRGLGTINDTIKLVKEKRGIDIDIRDTSLSKDEARCNEFLSSGKTMGCFYIESPAMRGLLRRLKCDNYKVLVAASSIIRPGVAQSGMMREYIFRHNNPTKFEYFHEVFEKELGETYGIMVYQEDVIKIALHFGGLSAPDGDVLRRAMSGKGRSLSALQKVKDNFFESCKKLGHPEQLSMEVYRQIESFAGYSFCKAHSASYAVESYQSLYLKVYYPIEFMVSAINNGGGFYRTEVYIHEARMSGASIHNPCVNLSEYQTTVYDSDIYLGFMHIERLETKLAQLIPEERNQNGEYTSLENFVKRIPIGIETLQILIFIGAFRFTGKQKHELLIESRFLLGNNKITFRHLTLLEEPQKDYQLPTIERSPFEDAFDEIEILGFPVSFSPFDLLQTRYKGSVMAKDLTKYHKKQVKMLAYLISRKHVPTKKGTMYFGTWIDAEGEYFDTAHFPNCLEEYPFQGGGCYLLLGTVEVDFHFPTITIHKMAKMPFIPDPRYSMDKEKSLEAQRNLHEDISMTWRKPYPQEHEIGIPRQKML, from the coding sequence ATGTTTCTGAATTGTCATTCTTATCACAGCCTCCGGTATGGGACTATTTCTATTAAAGAACTGGTTAAGCAGGCTGTACATTTTAATATTAAAACCCTGGCTCTTACAGATATCAATACCATTACGGGGATATATGATTTCTACAAACTTTGTCAGGATCATAATATCAAACCGATCGTCGGAGTGGAAATACGGGTTCAGAATGAACTGTATTATATCTGCCTGGCCAAAAATCAAAAAAGCATTGCAGAAGTCAACAGTCTTTTAACCGCATATAACTGTGAAGGCATTGAAATTCCTAGGGCAAATCCTGATTTTACAGATACTTTTGTTATTTATCCCCTGGAAAATATTCCTGAAAAGCTATCGGATCATGAATTTATAGGCATCAGACAAGATCAGCTCAACTTTTTAATTAAACCGGAATTAAAACAGCTCATTCATAAAATGGTTATTCTTCATCCCGTTACCTTTACCACCCCTGAAGAATATGAGCTTCATAAAATCGTAAGGGCTATTGATCACAATACATTGATCAGTAAGCTTACGGAAGCTTATTACTGTAAGGACAACGAAATGTTTACTGATAAAAAAGAGCTTCTGGCTCAATTTTACCATGAGTCACAGATTATTGAGAACACAAAATATGTTGTCAATAGCTGCCATTTTGATTTTGATTTTTCAACACCTAAAAACAAAAAGTATTTCACTGACAGCAGGGAAAATGATTTTGAGCTTTTAAAGAAGTTAGCCTATGAGGGGCTTTCTAAAAGGTATGCCGCTGATAATCTACAGGCAAAAGCAAGAGTGGATAAAGAATTGGGGGTTATTGACCTGCTTAATTTCTGTGCTTATTTTCTCATCACCTGGGATATTATCCAATACAGCAACCTAATGGGATTTATGCACGTAGGAAGAGGCAGCGGTGCCAATTCCATTGTCAGTTACTGCATCGGAATTACTGATATATGTCCCCTGGAATTGGATCTGTATTTTGAACGTTTTTTAAACCTCAATCGTAAAACACCTCCGGATTTTGACATTGACTGGAGCTGGCAGACCAGGGATATCATCCTGGAATATATTTTTGATAAATATGGTAAAGACCATGTTGCTTTCTGTGGAACCAATGTTGAATTTAAATACCGTTCCATTTTCAGGGAGGTAGGAAAAGTATTTGGACTTCCGAAAGATGAACTGGATACACTGGCAACAAAACCTATCCAGGAGCATGATAACAATTCGGTATCCAAACAGGTTCATTACTACGGAAAGCTTTTAGAAAAGTTTCCTAACCAGAGAAGTATGCACTCCTGTGGAATTCTGATATCAGAAGAACCTATCACCAATTATTCTGCACTCGAAATGCCTCCCAAAGGTTTTCCAATCGTACAGTTCGATATGTACACTGCTGAAGAGATTGGCCTTGAAAAATTTGATATTCTCTCACAAAGAGGTTTAGGTACAATTAACGACACGATAAAGCTGGTAAAGGAAAAAAGAGGAATTGATATTGATATCCGGGATACATCTCTCTCAAAAGATGAAGCCAGATGCAATGAATTCTTGAGTTCCGGAAAAACCATGGGCTGTTTTTATATTGAATCTCCAGCCATGAGGGGGCTACTCAGAAGGCTGAAATGCGATAACTACAAAGTATTGGTAGCAGCCTCTTCTATTATCCGACCTGGTGTTGCCCAAAGCGGAATGATGCGGGAATATATCTTCAGGCATAACAATCCCACAAAATTTGAGTACTTCCATGAAGTTTTTGAAAAAGAACTGGGGGAAACCTATGGCATTATGGTATATCAGGAAGATGTTATTAAAATTGCCCTGCATTTTGGTGGATTATCAGCCCCTGATGGTGACGTACTGAGAAGAGCCATGAGTGGTAAAGGCCGATCCTTATCTGCTTTACAAAAGGTAAAAGACAACTTCTTTGAATCCTGCAAAAAGTTGGGACATCCCGAACAATTATCCATGGAAGTATACCGGCAGATCGAATCTTTTGCAGGATACTCATTTTGTAAAGCACATTCTGCTTCCTATGCTGTGGAAAGCTATCAGAGCTTATATCTCAAGGTCTATTATCCTATTGAATTCATGGTCTCCGCTATTAATAATGGCGGCGGGTTCTACAGAACTGAAGTCTATATTCATGAAGCCCGGATGTCTGGAGCTTCAATCCATAACCCTTGTGTCAATTTAAGTGAATATCAGACGACTGTTTATGACTCTGATATTTATTTAGGATTTATGCATATTGAAAGACTGGAAACAAAATTAGCACAATTGATTCCTGAAGAAAGAAATCAGAATGGAGAATATACTTCTCTAGAAAACTTTGTCAAAAGAATTCCTATTGGTATCGAAACATTACAGATTCTAATATTCATCGGGGCATTCCGCTTTACCGGAAAACAAAAACATGAACTGCTGATTGAATCAAGATTTCTTTTGGGAAATAATAAGATTACATTCAGGCATCTGACTTTATTAGAAGAACCTCAGAAAGATTATCAGCTTCCCACTATAGAAAGAAGCCCATTTGAAGACGCTTTTGATGAGATAGAAATATTGGGTTTCCCTGTTTCATTCAGCCCTTTTGATCTGTTACAAACCCGATACAAAGGTAGTGTAATGGCTAAAGACCTTACTAAGTATCACAAAAAACAGGTTAAAATGCTCGCTTATCTTATTTCAAGAAAGCATGTTCCCACCAAAAAGGGAACGATGTACTTCGGTACCTGGATTGATGCTGAAGGAGAATATTTTGATACGGCTCATTTTCCAAACTGCCTCGAAGAATATCCTTTTCAGGGTGGTGGCTGCTATCTCCTATTGGGAACAGTAGAAGTGGATTTCCATTTCCCTACTATTACCATTCATAAAATGGCTAAAATGCCTTTTATTCCAGATCCAAGATATTCTATGGATAAAGAAAAATCATTGGAAGCTCAGCGTAATCTGCATGAAGATATCAGTATGACTTGGCGGAAGCCTTATCCGCAGGAACATGAGATAGGAATCCCAAGACAAAAAATGTTATAA